In Halalkalibaculum roseum, a single window of DNA contains:
- a CDS encoding SemiSWEET transporter: MTAIMILGLVAAGLTTVAFIPQVHKTWKTKSAKDLSLGMYLIFTSGVVLWLIYGILRKDIPIIAANAVTLSLTLVLLYFKIFYKE, from the coding sequence ATGACTGCTATTATGATTCTAGGGCTGGTTGCCGCAGGCTTAACCACAGTCGCTTTTATACCTCAGGTTCACAAGACCTGGAAAACCAAATCAGCCAAGGATCTTTCACTGGGCATGTACCTGATATTTACCAGCGGAGTGGTTCTCTGGCTTATCTATGGTATTTTGAGAAAAGATATTCCCATCATTGCAGCCAATGCCGTAACCCTTTCCCTTACCTTAGTGTTGCTGTATTTCAAGATCTTCTATAAAGAATGA
- a CDS encoding glycerol-3-phosphate dehydrogenase/oxidase codes for MNRDELIQNLKDDPEIWDFIIIGGGATGLGTAVEAASRGYKTLLLEQHDFSKGTSSRSTKLVHGGVRYLRQGNVALVLEALRERGLLRHNAPHLVKNQSFIVPNYDWWEGPFYGIGLKIYDKLAGDLGLGPSKRLSKEKVLEYIPTLESQGLDGGVIYHDAQFDDSRLAINLLQTLFDEGGIGLNYLKVTGLKKANKLVSGVKAKCQETGEKFDIQGRVVVNATGVFTDSIRKMDDKDVDSIIQPSQGVHIVLDKSFQPGESAIMVPKTDDGRVLFAVPWHDKIIVGTTDTPVESPSLEPRAMDEEVDFLLTHAARYLTKDPEPEDVLSVFAGLRPLVSKGGSSDTSSISRDHTLLIDPSGLVTITGGKWTTYRKMAEDTVDEAAVVAGLDERESVTENLRLHGWLKNSEAAEPYEMYGSDALALKKIAEENEGWGEPLHPNLRCKPSEVIWGIRSEMARTVEDILARRTRSLLLDARASIEIAEDVARLMADEMGKDDSWIQQQVEDYTELANGYLLK; via the coding sequence ATGAACAGAGACGAACTTATTCAAAACCTAAAGGACGATCCGGAAATTTGGGACTTTATCATTATCGGTGGTGGCGCTACCGGCCTGGGAACAGCCGTAGAAGCCGCCTCACGCGGATATAAAACACTTCTCCTGGAGCAGCATGATTTTTCAAAAGGCACTTCCAGCCGTAGTACCAAGCTGGTACACGGGGGTGTTCGCTATCTCAGGCAGGGGAATGTGGCCCTGGTGCTCGAGGCACTGCGGGAACGAGGTCTATTGCGACATAATGCGCCTCACCTGGTAAAAAACCAGTCATTTATTGTGCCCAACTATGACTGGTGGGAAGGTCCGTTTTATGGTATCGGTCTGAAAATCTATGACAAACTTGCCGGAGATCTCGGGTTGGGACCTTCCAAAAGGCTCTCAAAAGAAAAAGTACTTGAATATATACCTACTCTTGAATCGCAGGGACTCGACGGCGGGGTGATCTACCATGATGCGCAATTTGATGACTCAAGACTGGCCATCAACCTGTTGCAGACCCTTTTCGATGAAGGAGGAATAGGCTTGAACTATCTCAAAGTAACGGGGCTGAAAAAAGCTAATAAACTGGTCTCCGGCGTTAAGGCCAAATGCCAAGAAACCGGCGAGAAATTTGATATCCAGGGACGGGTCGTGGTTAATGCCACCGGCGTATTCACAGACAGCATACGTAAGATGGACGACAAGGATGTCGACTCCATCATCCAGCCCAGTCAGGGCGTACATATTGTATTGGATAAATCTTTCCAGCCCGGGGAAAGTGCCATCATGGTACCAAAAACCGATGACGGCCGGGTTCTCTTTGCCGTACCCTGGCACGACAAGATCATCGTCGGCACTACCGATACCCCGGTAGAATCACCCTCACTCGAACCCCGGGCCATGGATGAGGAGGTGGACTTCCTGCTCACTCATGCAGCACGTTACCTGACCAAAGATCCCGAGCCCGAGGATGTACTGAGTGTCTTTGCAGGCCTTCGCCCACTTGTATCTAAAGGCGGGAGCAGTGATACCTCCTCCATCTCACGGGATCACACGCTGCTAATCGATCCCTCCGGACTTGTGACCATCACAGGTGGCAAATGGACTACCTATAGAAAGATGGCCGAAGACACGGTGGATGAAGCGGCTGTTGTAGCCGGTCTTGATGAGAGGGAATCCGTAACAGAGAACCTTCGTCTCCATGGCTGGCTTAAAAATTCCGAGGCTGCCGAACCTTATGAGATGTACGGATCCGATGCCCTCGCATTGAAAAAAATCGCCGAGGAAAACGAGGGATGGGGAGAACCTCTTCATCCAAATCTGCGCTGCAAGCCTTCAGAAGTCATATGGGGAATACGAAGTGAAATGGCCCGTACCGTGGAAGATATTCTGGCCCGTCGTACCCGCTCCCTCCTGCTGGATGCTCGTGCCAGCATTGAGATAGCCGAAGATGTAGCCAGACTGATGGCCGATGAAATGGGAAAGGATGATTCCTGGATTCAGCAGCAGGTAGAAGATTATACCGAACTGGCTAATGGTTACCTGCTCAAATAG
- a CDS encoding MIP/aquaporin family protein codes for MLDFSPLSKYLAEVLGTFLLCLLGNGVVANVVLAKTKGQGGGGGGAWLLINTAWGFGVAIAVYAVGWISGAHINPAVTVGLAFIGEFSWALVPGYIIAQVLGAFLSGVIVYMTYKTHFDVTKEPADKLAVFSTIPAIRSLGWNTVTEIVGTAVLMIGILGITSGATGNPGEIEGEFITGGVAGGMQPFIVGVLVWAIGMSLGGPTGYAINPARDLGPRLAHALLPIKGKGSNDWEYGLIVPIIGPIIGGILGCYIWVLFTSYLTTIAIN; via the coding sequence ATGCTAGATTTCTCGCCATTGAGCAAATACCTGGCTGAAGTACTTGGTACATTTCTACTTTGTTTGCTGGGTAATGGTGTGGTAGCCAACGTCGTATTAGCCAAAACCAAAGGACAAGGCGGTGGTGGGGGCGGCGCTTGGCTGCTTATCAATACCGCCTGGGGTTTCGGTGTCGCCATTGCCGTATACGCTGTCGGGTGGATATCCGGAGCTCATATCAATCCCGCTGTTACTGTCGGTTTGGCTTTCATAGGTGAATTTTCCTGGGCTTTGGTTCCCGGATATATTATCGCACAGGTACTTGGCGCTTTTCTATCTGGAGTCATTGTTTACATGACCTATAAAACCCATTTTGACGTCACCAAAGAACCCGCTGATAAACTCGCTGTATTTTCGACCATCCCGGCAATTCGATCCCTGGGCTGGAATACCGTTACTGAAATTGTAGGCACGGCTGTTTTAATGATTGGCATCCTGGGAATCACTAGCGGTGCAACCGGAAATCCCGGTGAAATAGAAGGTGAGTTTATCACCGGTGGCGTGGCCGGCGGCATGCAGCCCTTCATCGTCGGGGTACTGGTATGGGCTATTGGTATGTCACTTGGCGGTCCAACGGGCTACGCCATTAATCCGGCCCGTGACCTGGGGCCGAGACTGGCCCATGCCCTGCTGCCAATCAAAGGGAAAGGCAGCAATGACTGGGAGTACGGCTTGATTGTACCGATCATAGGTCCCATCATAGGCGGAATTTTAGGATGCTATATATGGGTTCTATTTACATCTTATTTAACCACAATAGCCATAAACTGA
- a CDS encoding glycoside hydrolase family 31 protein, producing the protein MAETDTEQELDLTEGSDRHRDVVSRHRPDRIESVEEQDRSITFVTENQVELIIRLVTPEIFQLTYYLEGDVRSDFSYAIDPEFESPEFNYSVKQEDKHYVIETSSLRATVSKEKLLVDFYDKDGNVLCEDEDGFYRRESLMKGISELKVTKKAPRGVRYFGLGDKAVDVDLRGRAYENWNTDSYAYERGEDPLYRSIPFYLALIEDRAYGIFLDNTYRTRFSFDRQKDRVSSFNARGGVMNYYFIYGPKLKEVTERYTKLTGTPEMPPMWALGYHQCRWSYYPEARVRELADTFREKKIPCDAIYLDIDYMDEYRVFTWNKKLFPDAKKMISDLREQGFRTIVMIDPGVKMDKDYFVFQEGMDQDFFCKRPDGETVIAPVWPSKCVFPDFTQPDVRDWWADLYKPLVDDLEMGGIWNDMNEPAVFEVKRKTFPNDIRHDYDGHPCSHKKAHNIYGMQMARASLKGIKKHAPDRRPFLLTRANFSGGQRYAALWTGDNIATWDHLRLANEQCQRLSISGYSFVGSDVGGFVKKPDGELLARWMQLSVFHPLFRNHSMGYNVDGAAAVKKDQVELQKRNTENDQEPWCFGKKFTEINREAVNLRYRLLNYLYTAFYSYINEGTPVLKPLAYEDQGDSTAAMQNDAFLFGDDILVSPVVSKDKTVVTTYLPKGKWYHYWDDMIFEGGKTYDISAPLERIPFFVREGTVLPLREVMQYTDEKDPDVLELNVYHSASSKTSRLYEDGEEGWDYKNGEYRLTNFSYDPDEINQKTVLSASREGSYEPGYESVEITFIGLPFKPATANVDGKEKDVEIDDSETVKVCRVNVASGFEEIILS; encoded by the coding sequence ATGGCAGAAACAGATACGGAACAAGAGCTTGATTTAACCGAAGGAAGTGACCGGCACCGTGATGTAGTCAGCAGACATCGTCCCGACCGAATCGAATCGGTTGAGGAGCAGGATCGATCGATTACCTTTGTCACAGAGAACCAGGTTGAACTCATCATCCGGCTCGTAACCCCGGAAATTTTTCAACTCACCTACTACCTGGAAGGAGATGTCCGTTCTGATTTTTCCTATGCCATCGACCCGGAATTTGAATCGCCCGAATTCAACTATTCCGTAAAACAAGAGGACAAGCACTATGTCATTGAAACCTCTTCCCTGAGAGCCACCGTTAGCAAAGAAAAACTACTGGTCGATTTTTACGATAAGGATGGCAACGTGCTCTGTGAAGACGAAGACGGCTTTTATCGTCGTGAGAGCCTGATGAAAGGAATATCCGAACTGAAAGTTACCAAGAAAGCTCCGCGAGGTGTCCGCTATTTCGGGCTTGGTGACAAGGCGGTAGATGTTGACTTACGCGGCCGTGCCTATGAAAACTGGAATACCGACTCCTATGCCTATGAACGTGGCGAGGATCCGCTGTATCGCAGTATCCCTTTTTACCTTGCTTTAATTGAAGACCGTGCCTATGGTATCTTTCTGGACAACACCTATCGCACCCGTTTCAGCTTTGATCGCCAGAAAGATCGTGTGAGCAGCTTCAACGCGCGCGGCGGCGTCATGAACTATTATTTCATTTACGGTCCAAAGCTCAAAGAGGTGACCGAACGCTATACAAAGCTGACCGGAACTCCTGAGATGCCCCCGATGTGGGCACTTGGTTATCACCAGTGTCGCTGGAGTTATTATCCGGAAGCTAGGGTACGCGAACTGGCCGATACTTTCAGGGAGAAAAAGATCCCCTGCGATGCCATTTACCTGGATATCGACTATATGGATGAATACCGGGTATTTACTTGGAATAAGAAGCTCTTTCCCGACGCTAAAAAGATGATCTCTGATCTCAGAGAGCAGGGCTTCAGAACCATCGTGATGATCGATCCCGGGGTGAAGATGGATAAAGATTATTTTGTTTTCCAAGAAGGGATGGATCAGGACTTCTTTTGTAAACGTCCGGACGGCGAAACAGTAATTGCCCCGGTCTGGCCTTCCAAATGTGTGTTTCCCGATTTCACCCAACCGGATGTACGAGATTGGTGGGCGGACCTGTATAAACCGCTGGTAGATGATCTTGAGATGGGAGGCATCTGGAATGACATGAATGAACCCGCCGTCTTCGAGGTCAAGCGTAAAACCTTTCCCAACGATATAAGACATGATTATGACGGCCATCCCTGCAGCCATAAAAAGGCACATAACATCTATGGCATGCAGATGGCAAGGGCCTCTTTGAAAGGCATTAAAAAGCACGCCCCCGATCGCAGGCCCTTCCTCCTGACCCGGGCAAATTTCTCGGGCGGACAGCGATATGCGGCTCTCTGGACCGGTGATAACATTGCCACCTGGGACCACTTACGGCTAGCAAACGAACAGTGCCAGCGCCTCAGCATTTCCGGTTACTCTTTTGTAGGATCGGACGTCGGTGGTTTTGTCAAAAAACCTGACGGAGAGCTATTAGCAAGATGGATGCAGCTTTCCGTTTTCCATCCGCTCTTCCGAAACCACTCCATGGGGTACAATGTAGACGGTGCCGCTGCGGTTAAAAAAGACCAAGTTGAGCTTCAGAAACGTAATACGGAAAATGATCAGGAGCCCTGGTGTTTTGGCAAAAAATTTACTGAAATAAACCGCGAGGCGGTCAATCTCCGTTACCGCTTGCTCAATTATTTGTATACGGCTTTTTATAGCTACATCAATGAGGGGACTCCTGTTCTCAAACCCTTAGCCTATGAAGACCAGGGAGATTCTACTGCAGCCATGCAGAATGATGCTTTCCTATTCGGGGATGACATCCTTGTAAGCCCTGTTGTCAGTAAAGATAAAACTGTGGTCACCACCTACCTGCCGAAAGGCAAGTGGTACCACTACTGGGATGACATGATCTTTGAAGGCGGCAAGACCTATGATATCAGTGCCCCGCTGGAGCGTATTCCTTTCTTTGTCAGAGAAGGAACGGTCCTTCCGCTTCGTGAAGTAATGCAGTATACCGACGAGAAGGATCCGGATGTACTCGAATTGAACGTGTACCACAGCGCCAGTTCAAAAACCAGCCGGCTGTATGAAGATGGAGAAGAAGGATGGGATTATAAAAACGGCGAATACCGGCTAACTAATTTTAGTTATGATCCGGACGAAATAAATCAAAAAACCGTGCTTAGTGCTTCTAGAGAGGGTAGTTATGAACCCGGCTACGAGAGCGTTGAGATTACCTTTATTGGCTTGCCCTTTAAACCGGCTACTGCCAATGTAGACGGCAAGGAGAAAGATGTTGAGATCGATGATTCGGAAACGGTAAAAGTGTGCCGGGTAAATGTGGCTTCCGGTTTTGAGGAGATTATCTTGAGTTAA
- the mscL gene encoding large-conductance mechanosensitive channel protein MscL yields MLKEFKEFAMKGNVVDMAVGIIIGAAFTTIVQSLVRDVLMPPLGLLLGGVDFADFFIVLKEGAVAAPYATLAAATEAGAVTLNYGTFINTVISFLIVAFAVFILIKNINKMKRPEEKPEPSVPTVKKCTYCFSDIPIEATRCPNCTSELS; encoded by the coding sequence ATGTTAAAAGAATTCAAAGAGTTTGCCATGAAGGGTAATGTGGTGGATATGGCCGTCGGTATTATTATCGGTGCTGCTTTCACTACTATCGTTCAGTCTTTAGTACGAGACGTTCTTATGCCACCATTGGGATTGCTTCTGGGAGGCGTTGATTTTGCAGATTTCTTCATCGTGCTAAAAGAAGGTGCTGTTGCCGCTCCATATGCCACCTTGGCGGCAGCAACCGAAGCAGGAGCTGTTACATTAAACTACGGCACTTTTATCAACACAGTGATCAGCTTTCTAATCGTCGCTTTTGCGGTATTCATTCTTATCAAGAATATTAACAAGATGAAGCGGCCGGAAGAAAAACCGGAACCTTCGGTACCCACTGTAAAGAAATGTACCTACTGCTTCAGTGATATTCCAATCGAAGCCACGCGCTGCCCGAATTGTACCTCCGAACTGAGTTAG
- a CDS encoding lysophospholipid acyltransferase family protein, translated as MVDNELTLGEYLRSILGIITFFILLVLATPVILVLLILSFGELSNLVVERIAPLIAKPALYVIGIDFSVKVHHSEITNPAVFIINHSSTLDLLTILAMGLPRVRFVAKWELQYNPLFFLLGRLTGQVFIKRQKSDKAVATLQKAYDRIKRKKLSVLLAPEGSRKHPGVIGPFKKGPFRMAMDLSYPIVPVYFEGNRGLSKGGSLFARSGKAIAHVHPPIDTYGWTLENLEDHIEDVRKKYQKWAGVTSNSSETVRQ; from the coding sequence ATGGTTGATAATGAGCTCACTTTAGGGGAATATCTGAGAAGCATACTGGGCATCATCACTTTTTTTATCCTGTTGGTTCTTGCAACACCTGTCATCCTGGTGCTGCTTATCCTATCTTTCGGAGAGCTCAGCAATCTGGTGGTTGAACGTATAGCTCCCCTCATAGCTAAACCTGCCTTGTATGTAATCGGAATCGATTTCTCAGTAAAGGTCCATCACTCCGAAATCACAAACCCGGCCGTGTTCATCATCAATCACAGCTCTACATTGGATCTGTTGACCATATTGGCTATGGGGCTGCCACGCGTTCGATTTGTTGCCAAGTGGGAGTTACAATACAATCCCTTATTCTTTTTACTGGGGCGTCTCACCGGACAGGTATTTATTAAACGGCAAAAATCAGATAAAGCTGTTGCCACCCTGCAGAAAGCTTATGATCGTATCAAGCGTAAGAAACTTTCTGTGCTGTTGGCACCCGAGGGTTCGCGTAAGCATCCCGGGGTAATCGGACCTTTTAAAAAAGGCCCATTCCGAATGGCAATGGATTTAAGCTATCCCATCGTGCCTGTCTATTTTGAAGGTAATAGGGGTTTGAGTAAGGGTGGGTCACTCTTTGCCCGATCGGGCAAGGCGATAGCCCATGTTCATCCTCCTATCGATACCTACGGCTGGACGCTGGAGAATCTGGAGGATCATATTGAGGATGTAAGAAAGAAGTACCAGAAGTGGGCCGGAGTGACAAGCAATTCTTCCGAAACCGTCAGGCAATAG
- the glpK gene encoding glycerol kinase GlpK, with protein sequence MNKKQYILALDQGTTSSRAILFDHHGSILSKAQKEFEQIFPKPGWVEHDPNEIWSSQTGVAAESVTKAGIKPRQVAAIGITNQRETTVVWDKNTGKPIYNAIVWQDRRTASITDQLKKEGLEETFRKKTGLVLDPYFSGTKIKWILDNVNGARRKADHGDLLFGTIDSWLIWNMTNGKVHVTDVTNASRTLLYNIHEHQWDKDLLEILDVPASMLPEVKSCSEVYGETAGDVLASQIPIAGIAGDQQAALFGQVCTQKGMAKNTYGTGCFMLMNTGEKPIHSENKLLTTIAWQRDGKTEYALEGSVFIGGAVVQWLRDGLGVIQKSEDVEALANKVESTDGIYLVPAFSGLGAPHWDPHARGTITGITRGTNTSHIARAALEAIAFQSADLLKAMVSDSGIELKELRVDGGASVNSLLMQFQANILRVPVVRPKITETTALGAAYLAGLAVGYWDGVNKIAEQWSIDERYEPDMPEEKINNLYAGWHKAVERAQGWNKE encoded by the coding sequence ATGAATAAGAAACAATATATTCTTGCCTTAGACCAAGGCACCACCAGTTCAAGAGCCATTTTGTTTGACCATCACGGCTCTATCCTCTCAAAAGCACAAAAGGAATTTGAGCAGATCTTTCCTAAACCTGGATGGGTGGAACATGATCCTAACGAAATCTGGTCATCACAAACCGGGGTGGCAGCAGAGTCTGTGACAAAGGCCGGGATAAAACCTAGACAGGTTGCTGCAATCGGAATAACCAATCAGCGGGAAACGACCGTAGTCTGGGACAAAAATACAGGAAAACCGATTTATAATGCCATTGTATGGCAGGACCGAAGAACGGCATCCATTACGGACCAGCTGAAAAAAGAAGGGCTGGAAGAGACCTTTCGTAAAAAAACCGGACTGGTACTCGACCCCTATTTTTCCGGAACCAAGATTAAATGGATACTGGATAATGTGAATGGGGCGCGCCGGAAGGCCGATCACGGTGATCTGCTGTTCGGAACCATTGACTCTTGGTTGATATGGAATATGACTAATGGTAAAGTGCATGTTACCGATGTCACCAATGCCAGCCGCACCCTGCTGTATAATATTCATGAGCATCAATGGGATAAGGACCTGCTGGAAATTCTGGATGTACCGGCTTCCATGTTGCCCGAAGTCAAATCCTGCAGTGAAGTTTACGGTGAGACTGCCGGAGATGTACTGGCCTCGCAAATCCCCATCGCCGGTATTGCAGGGGATCAGCAAGCAGCACTATTTGGTCAGGTTTGCACCCAAAAAGGAATGGCTAAAAATACCTATGGCACCGGCTGTTTTATGTTGATGAATACGGGAGAGAAGCCAATCCATTCAGAGAATAAGTTACTGACCACCATCGCCTGGCAGCGGGACGGGAAAACTGAGTATGCCCTGGAAGGAAGTGTTTTTATCGGAGGTGCGGTTGTGCAATGGTTACGCGACGGATTGGGAGTTATTCAAAAGTCAGAAGATGTCGAGGCCCTCGCAAATAAAGTAGAAAGTACCGACGGTATCTACCTGGTACCGGCATTCTCCGGTTTGGGAGCGCCCCATTGGGATCCCCACGCTCGCGGAACCATAACAGGTATCACCCGTGGAACCAATACCTCTCATATAGCCCGTGCAGCGCTGGAAGCTATTGCCTTTCAGTCGGCCGACCTTCTCAAAGCCATGGTTTCAGATTCCGGTATTGAACTCAAGGAATTGCGGGTCGATGGTGGAGCTTCTGTCAACTCCCTTTTGATGCAGTTTCAAGCGAATATCTTGAGGGTTCCCGTAGTTCGACCTAAAATAACCGAAACTACGGCACTGGGTGCTGCTTACCTGGCCGGCCTTGCGGTAGGTTATTGGGACGGTGTGAATAAAATTGCCGAACAGTGGTCTATTGATGAACGATATGAACCGGATATGCCTGAAGAAAAAATCAATAATTTGTATGCAGGCTGGCATAAAGCGGTAGAACGAGCACAAGGCTGGAACAAGGAATAA
- a CDS encoding Na+/H+ antiporter NhaC family protein, which translates to MSETPDTLVSRLTKGNRINLAIVFILIILGIIFQGRFPEYEGHFGFWSVLPPLVAIVLAFWTKEVISSLFVGIALGGVISGQVNLVEHFLLPSIGTESFAMILLVYLWSLGGLIGIWTRTGGAEKFAIWAGNLIVRGPKSAKFFTWMMGLVFHQGGTISTVLTGATVRPIADKHKVSHEELAYMVDSTASPAATIIPFNVWPFYIGGLLVGTIPLFQTEQDVVLFFIDAIPFNFYGIFALIITLLFAWEYLPWVPGKKMRAAIKRVKETGKLDRDGAEPMASKELTDMQIPEDYNPGLIDFFGPIGTLLGVAIIPFIISYHVMGNTDDPTLLIAEAFVLAVLAGIFIALVKGMDLQTAIEGFVDGCKGVTIGAIILALAVSLKSVAEAVGTAEYIVQLTGNAIDPVFLPAILMILCMIIAFSAGTSWGTYAVVFPVAMPLAWAVMPDEFFMVLCFGAVLGGSVFGDQCSPISDTTILSSLATGCDLMDHVYTQAPLALTAAGLGATLYTLLVIFFV; encoded by the coding sequence ATGTCAGAAACCCCGGATACACTTGTTTCCCGCTTGACGAAAGGTAATAGAATTAATCTCGCCATTGTATTTATACTGATTATCCTGGGGATAATATTTCAGGGACGCTTCCCTGAATACGAAGGACACTTCGGATTTTGGTCGGTGTTACCTCCCCTGGTAGCTATCGTGCTGGCATTCTGGACCAAAGAAGTGATCAGTTCTCTCTTTGTTGGAATAGCTCTTGGGGGTGTGATATCTGGACAGGTCAACCTGGTAGAACATTTTCTGCTGCCCTCTATCGGTACCGAAAGTTTTGCCATGATATTACTGGTTTACCTGTGGTCACTGGGCGGTTTGATTGGCATCTGGACGCGCACGGGAGGTGCCGAAAAGTTTGCCATCTGGGCTGGAAACCTTATTGTAAGAGGACCGAAAAGCGCGAAATTTTTTACCTGGATGATGGGATTGGTTTTTCACCAGGGCGGCACCATTAGTACTGTTCTAACAGGGGCAACGGTGCGTCCTATTGCCGACAAACATAAGGTTTCGCATGAAGAACTGGCCTATATGGTCGATTCCACTGCCTCTCCGGCTGCAACGATCATCCCTTTCAACGTCTGGCCATTCTATATCGGGGGATTGCTAGTCGGTACCATACCCTTGTTTCAGACTGAACAAGATGTGGTTTTATTCTTTATTGATGCCATTCCCTTTAACTTTTACGGAATATTTGCCCTGATTATTACCTTGCTCTTCGCCTGGGAGTATTTACCCTGGGTACCGGGAAAGAAAATGCGTGCCGCTATCAAGCGGGTAAAGGAGACTGGGAAACTTGATCGTGACGGGGCCGAACCGATGGCGTCAAAAGAGCTGACCGATATGCAAATTCCGGAGGATTACAATCCGGGATTGATAGATTTCTTCGGACCTATTGGTACGCTGCTGGGAGTTGCCATTATTCCTTTTATAATTAGCTACCATGTAATGGGGAATACCGACGATCCGACATTGCTGATTGCCGAGGCTTTTGTGCTGGCGGTACTTGCCGGGATCTTCATTGCCCTGGTTAAGGGCATGGATTTGCAGACGGCCATCGAGGGTTTTGTGGATGGTTGTAAAGGTGTAACGATTGGAGCTATTATTTTGGCCTTGGCGGTATCCCTGAAGAGTGTAGCTGAGGCGGTAGGAACAGCGGAATACATTGTTCAGTTGACCGGTAATGCTATTGATCCGGTTTTTCTGCCGGCCATTTTGATGATACTCTGTATGATTATTGCCTTTTCCGCCGGTACCTCATGGGGAACATATGCAGTTGTCTTTCCTGTCGCCATGCCGCTGGCTTGGGCTGTTATGCCGGATGAATTCTTCATGGTGCTTTGCTTCGGCGCTGTATTGGGAGGAAGTGTCTTTGGGGACCAGTGTTCACCTATATCGGACACTACCATTCTTTCGTCTTTGGCTACAGGTTGTGACCTTATGGATCATGTCTATACCCAGGCACCACTCGCCCTGACGGCAGCTGGTTTGGGGGCTACCTTGTATACCCTGCTGGTCATATTTTTTGTGTAG